In Brachypodium distachyon strain Bd21 chromosome 5, Brachypodium_distachyon_v3.0, whole genome shotgun sequence, the genomic window GATGGCCTACTACAGTCCCTTGTGCTTGGTACTCACACAGGGATGGGATTCAGCAGCAGTTCTCGGACAATCACGTCATCGAGATGGCTCGCCCTTCTGGTCTGGGTTGGATGTCTGTATTGGAGTACCTGGAATTTAATTGGGCCCAATATCAAATCAGCTTCTGTATTGAAATGGGCTCTAATATCATCAGGGTTTATTTATCCTAATAACATCAGCTCGCTACTATTCagacaaaaataaaagtggtTTGCCATTCTAAAAAACAGCGGTGCAATCCCCGGAAGCGCTGCTGCTTGTAAGAATCTTCAAATGTGTGGAGTCAATTCTCCCTATGTGGTTTGTTGCCTGCTAAGCTGGACCATTGATCGGATGTACGAGTAACAGGGAAATCATTGTTCGCGCTTGTATGTCCTGTTGAGACTCCAAACTCAAAATAAAGCGTTATTTGTGCTTAAAACTCGATGATTCAGGGTCCGTGGTACGTGTTTGATTTGCTTATTGGGAGACATGCGAGTGAACCTCAAGGCTCTACCTGGATCAGCGGTGTTCACTGGCCGGCCGAAAGGGCTCCCAATACTTCGGGTCTTTGGAATAAATACAGTAAACCTCTAAATCCTTTTctgaaacaaattattttattcCATATGGAAGCAGCATTTAGCCACTGTTTTATTCGACACGGCCGTGCTATTGCACGACTTGGCAGTAACTTACTACACCACGCAAACCAAACTAACACAGCAGCACGCTAGAACGTACTACAGCATATATAACCTGCAGCATTACTGACTATTCGATGTGTATTTGTTTACCATCGAGCAAATGGATAATCCATCTTATCTTAGAGATCAGTGTACAGCCGGCCGGCCATAACCAATCAAGGGCTGCGCTTCTTGCGCATGCCGGGGTaaccgccgccatcgccgccgccggtcatGTTCCCGGGCATGTatccgccaccaccacctccagcagcgGGCGGCGTGGCGAACTTAGTCTGGATCCACTCAACCTGCTCAGCATCGATCATGAACGCCTTTGCCAGGATATCCACAGTGATCGGCGGGTTAGCCCCAAACACGGCGTCAGCAATAGTAGTGACACCAAAATTCTGGCTGCTGAGGCCGGCGAAGGCGACCGCCGGGACGGCCCCGTTGTTGAGCTGGAAGTGGATGAGCCCCTGGGGGAACACGAAGACGTCGCCCTCGACAAGCTGCTTCTGGAAGAGCTTGTTCTTGAGCGGGGCGTTGGTGGTGACGAAGCCCACCAGGAGCTGCCCCTTGATCACTGTCAGGACCTCGGTGCCCCTGGGGTGAATGTGGGGCGCGTTCTGGCCCCCCGGCTTGTAGTCGATCCGGACGAGGGAGATCCCCAGCGTGTTGAGCCCCGGCAGCTCCAGCACTGTCACTGCCTTCACGGCGGACCCCTGCGCGTTCAGCGGGGCCGGCACGTTCAGCCCCGGCATGAAGAAGTCGTTGGCGCTCACCATCATCGCGTCCTTGCACACGAACCCGTTCACCAGCACTGCAAACACAAATTTTTTAAAGTTAAAACCAACAAGTAGTATAAAGAACATACGGAGTAATGTAAAGAGATGGATGGggtttatgtatgtatatatagtacCAGGGCTGTGCATATCGGCGACGCAGAAGTCCTGGAGCTGGGTCGGATCGGTGGCCAGAACACGAGAGCAAAGCACGAGCACTGCCACGGCAAAGAGTGCAGCCAAGGTACGAGAAGCCGCCATGGTTTGCCCCCTTCTCTAAAAATACCTGAGAATGTCGTCTGTCAGTGTAGCTAGCTGCTAGTGTGTGAGCTAGTTAGTTGTGTTCTGCAAGGACGTAGCAAGGCACCTATTTATACAGGCGTAAAAGGTGAGTAGGTGACCATGGAGTAGCTAGTGGGCTGGCTGCATGCTCTAGCCAGCAACAACATGTATGCATGGTACACTAGCTAGCATTATTAGCAATTAGTCAGCAGTAATTCGCTGTGTAGTTTGAGTAAGCATCCACGATAATACTCCTGCTGCCTTGCATTGCTAGCGCTTACGTCTGTGCTACCGCGCGATTTTTTCCTTACTGACCCACTGACTGTTTGTTTATACGGAGTAACCACGTGCCTAATATCCATTGCCATTGTGGAATTAGTACATGCAGCATTATGGGTGGAAAACTTGGGACTAACACGATAATGGCCTCTCTCTAATTTAGGTTTTAGTTCGCAGCATGCACCCACTAACGCAGGGTTTTCTATGAACTCCACTTAACTGTGACGTTGGATCATCGACCTATGCGCCAACAAGTGacacttttttttactgaataGTACTCCTCTCCTTCCTGTACGGATGGGGAAACTACGGTGAACAAATGCACGGTGGTATTAGGTCATGGGCCATTCTGCAGTGCTTATCCTCGATCGCGCATAACATTTTGACTTTGTAGTACGTCGTCATTTGTCAAGATGAGCGTGCATGGCGGCTGTGTTGCACCGAGAGAGGGTGTCACGGTCTCGCAGATATTCTGACAAAGTGGCAATGGAGCCCCTAATAACCCTCAACGATATTTATATTTTCCccgcaaaacaaaaataacccTCAACAATGTAGCACCGGCCCAGCCGGCCTGGTGTGTTTAATTATTTAACAGTATTTTGAAAGGACTCTCAATACACTCTATTTATGTAACAGTAGATGTTATAACTTACAATAGGTCgtgaaatatatttcatgGGACTTTGCATCGTACTACCTCTCTGTTTTCAAATGTCGTAAAATGTTCTATTTTTACCTAAGTCAAactaagtttatagaaaaatatactaatcTTCACAATGTGAAGcaagtatactatgaagatatatatcatgacggatttaataaaactaattcaGAATTGTGGACTTAGAAAAAAGTTagacatcttatatttaggaatgtTTGgagcatttttttctctctctgacAAACTACTAGAAGCATGAAAACCACACAACAAGCAAGTGTCCTTCAAGGCTAAGAACACAAAACTCTGAAGgttaatttaaaaaaaatctgaaggTTAATTAACCTCTTGACGGTGAAGATTTGGCGCTATCGTCCCAACATGCGAGATGCGACCCGACATGTATAGATTAGGTGACCACTACACATCCATGATCTGgctttgaaagaaaaaaccaagaaaatcTTTGACGGCAATGGTTGACATCATAAGAGAAAGACACCATCAACTTGTTGGTGTGAGGCCTAGCCTATCATGGAGCAGGAGCAATCCTTGCAAATGTAAACATGGACTAGTTGCTAGCAAAGATGCATAAATGGAAGGTTGGAGCACCATCCAACGGAAGAGCTTACACTAAGGATCACCCTCCAGACTTCAAAATTAGAAAACTGCATTGGCGACCATGAGCTGTGCATAAGGCGACAGAGCACGGTACTTTCCTGAAGTCGTCCGAGCACTGACTCTTGCACCACGTTGTGTCATTTTGAGTTGCCGttaaaatatactccctctaatccataataattgacgaaatattacatgtatctagacgctttttaggcatagatacattcatatttgggcaaatttgagacaattaatatggatccgAGGAGTATATGTTACACTACGGTGTTTTTTTAATGTCACTCCATAAAAAATCAGGTAATAGATCGATCACGCAGAGCAGCTGCCTCATAATAGAAATACCTCAAATACCATACCATGgtatttagtactccctccgtttctaaatacttgtcgtgattttagtgcaaattagAGAGTATGTTCGACTGTCAAAAAAATACCACCACGATGGGACACCttggggctgtttggtttgtgccCCCAACCAGTcttgccaaaaatttggcagCATATGGTTATTTGGTTGTTGTTTGCTTCATTGTCAAATTTTTAGTTGTCAATCTGATTCATCCCACCTCTcttgccaaatagttggcaAAATAAGAACAAAGAAATTGTTGACCAAAAAATTGACAAGCCAAATCTTGCCAATATTTGGTAGGTTGTATTTGGCACGAACCAAATAGCCcttttgttaaaaaaaggaaaaatagtGGGACACCATCGGCAACCTCCCCTACCTCGGCcctggcccatctcgctgccgagcgccccaacCCCGTGACCCGgtcgctccgtcgctcgtcttcctcctcgagcgagcgccgccacccctccctccccgtcCCGATGCCGAGCGCTCCAGCCCCGTagctcgtctccctcctcgagctagcgccgccacccctccctccccatcccactgccgagcgcccgagcGCCCccgctccgtcgctcgtcttcctcctcgcgcaaGCGCCCGCCACCTGGTTGATCTCTCGGATTCTCTCGTTCCcggccgtttctcctcccatcacctcACGAATGAATTACGCCCTTTAGCccccccgtttcatctccttaatcacccccaattcgtaactgaggcaaaaatcaaggtagggcggtcCTCCGCCTGTGCTTATCGGGTCTCCCCAAGATTCTTCTGATTCCCACGACATTGCTGCAGCATGGCGAGAGCCCTAGCTCGCCGCACGGTTCCTCCGTTCCTGAGGTTGCGCTCCACGGTGGGCGACGACAGCTACTGGATGGGTCGACTGGACCACAAGGACTGGCTTGCCCCGAACGAAGTCCTCAAGATATTTGCAAACATCAGGGATGCTAGTCTTATAACCAGCGTGTTCAGGAAAGCATGTGCCCGGAGAGATTACAAGCCCAGCGAGGCCCTGTACAGCTTGATGATTGATCGGCTAGCCTGCGCCAGGAGGTTCGGAGATGTGGAGGAGTTGCTTGTCAGGGCAAGGGTTGAGAAGTTCAGGTTCTCTGACGAGTTCTTCTACAGGCTGATCAAGATGTATGGCAATGTGGCGAACCATCCCGAGAGGGCCATGGAGATGCTCTACGCGATGCCTGGTTATAATTGCTGGCCTTCTACGAAGACATTTAATTATGTTCTTCACATGCTTGTGTGTAAGCGGCAGTATGAGGTCATCCATGAAGTATATGAGAGCGCGCCCTGGTTGGGCGTGACGCTGGACACCTGCTGCTTTAATATCCTTATCAAGGGTTTGTGCCAATTTGGTAAATTCGATGAGGCCATTTCACTGTTGCATGAGATGCCAAAGCAAGAGTGTCTGCCCAATGTGGTGACCTACTCGACGTTGATGCATTTCCTTTGCCAGCATGGTCGCGTTGATAAGGCATTTGAGCTGTTCGAGAGAATGCGGAAGGAGGAAATTGATGCAGATACAGTTGTTTACAATATATTAATATCTGGTTTATGCAGAGAGGGAAAGGTGACTATTGCATTTGATATGTTTAAATCCATGTCGTCTGAAGGCTGCTATCCCAATTCAGGGACTTATCAGGTGCTTCTTGATAGTCTTTTGACATCAAGGAATTTCACAGAGGCAAAAGACCTAGTTTGCATGATGAGTGCAGAAGGTCTGAGACCTAGCTTCTCATCGTACAAGCTGTTAATTGATGGCCTCTGTAGTGTTAACTGCTTAGAAGATGGTCATCTTATCTTTAAGCAAATGGTGGACCAAGGTTTTATTCCTCGAATGGGTACTTGGACAAAACTTCTTACATCCATGAGCTTAACCTACACTGGTGATTTTCTGGACAACCTGATACACCTGAACAGGGAGCTCGTTTTGTTAGTGGAACCGGTGGACCAACCTGCCTGAATTTTCCACATACACTTACATATTGAAGTCAGATCTTTCTTGCGTGGGAATTTAGGAACATTGGGTCTCAGAGTGATCAAAACATGCAAATGTTTAAGCCATCCGAAGCTGCTACAATTATATGCGGTATGTACTTCCGCAATGCAAGGAGAAATGGATACCTGCCTCCCATTATTACTAAATCTGTTAATTGGTCATCAGATATGTTGACTGAACTTATGCAGCCCCAAAAAGAGCAAAAGGAGGTCAACGATCATCCCAAACCGGGGTGGGGATTATCAAAGTAAATGTATGAGACACTATGGTTTCCATTAATGAAGCCGGGGGGCGGCCccttttgattaaaaaaaatcaaagtaAATGTAGATGCTGCTTTTTGTGCTGTCCTTTAATGAAGCATCTGGGTCTGTAATCAGGGTGGCACTGGAGCGTTCAAAGGAGCAGTTGGATGCTGGTATTCACAGACCATGAATGCTTTAATTGCAGAACCTCTGGCATGCAAAGACGGAGTGCagttcgaaaaaaaaacagggctTTTCGCAAATTGTGGAGACAGATTTGGCAAATCTAGTGAATCTTTAAGGAAAGCGCTCTCAGAATTAGATACAGCTGAAATTTGTCCAATTCTGTCTCACATGCAGGTGCTTAGCCGTAGCTTCAGTTATTTTGAGATTTTCTATGTAACCATGAAGCCAATAGGGCTGCTCATTAGGTGCTAAGAAAGTAGCTAAGTGCAAGCAGAGCTGTTTATGGCTTATCCAGGCTCCGGCCTTCTTATTTAACTGCTTGCACAATGATTGTACTTTTGCTACTGGTCATTAATAAAGCTCCTGTGTTGTTAACGTGATTTTTGTTTACCAAAACCTGTTACTAACGACTCATGCTCATATAGTGATTAGTCTATCTTCCTAACTTTTGTTGGTTTTGTATCTGATGTGAATATCAGCCCAAGCTCCACATTATCCAGTTTAAATGTGAAATTATAAGTAAGCTCGAGGCCGACTCTTAGTTACAGCTTCAATATAACCATATGTTTTCCATTTTACATGTAAAATATCTGAATACAATGTTCTTGCATTTGCAGCTGGTCTTCATTTCAGCCTTCTCTTCTCGAGAAGTGCTCTCTGGACCTTCCTGCTATTGCAAACCAGACAAACAGTAAGAAAAATGTGTGACATGTGGCATTTTTCGCCTTCTATAATGTTGAAGTGCACAACATGGTATTGCTTTTGGTGAAATTATTACATTTCTCGCACGGAGACGAAATGTCGGTTGATAGTTCTTCATCTCATTCCTTCACTGTCTAATTGTGTAACGAGCCCTAGCACCAGTCTTGCTATTGTTTGAGATAGTAATTCAACTGTAGGTGGTAAATCTCTCCGATTATAGGTCTATAATGATTCAGGGTAGAATTCCAACTCATGTTATCTGTCTGAACGAATATTTACCTGGTTGTTTCTGTTTTATAGGATTACTTATATGAGGAAAAGAATCTGGTATTATGGATAAGCAACTATTGGACACAAGCAGAAGAGCCCGTGAATCTGGATAaaggtggggggggggggggggggaaaaCAGTCCTGATTTTGCTCATGATTGCAAGGAATTGGCAATTTCTTGTCTTCTTTGGGCAATATATATCCACGCAGTTCTCCAATGCAAAGGTGCTGAATCCAGATATTCTCCGCTTGAGCCTTGGTCGTAGTGCCGGAAGCCTGGAAGTGAGAAGAGAAATTGTGAGCATTCACAGATTGAATCTCCACATTACTCCAGTCCAGAGTTGGCTTCAGTTTCATGCGAAGAAGAGAGATTTGCGAAGTAACATTCTCCTGCATTTGTGTATGTCTGTATGTATTCTTCAACGGGGGACTCTTGGAACGACTTGCTCAACTGATTCCCTTGATTAAAATCTGACTAATGTGGTggccaaaaaaacaaaaaaacatgcaagCCTGAATAAGTATTTCTTGGACACTATGATTGGACCGTGTAAAAACTATGGTTTGTCAACTGTACTATATACTGCACCACGAATCTTGCAtcttgcatgatataataaaATCGCCTCCTGCCTGCTTTGCTGAACGTCCGTGGCTGCCTGCGGAAGAAACGTCGGTGGTGCCGAATGGCCTGCGAAATCCTGACCTGATGAAAATAAATCCCTCGATGGATCCGCACAGAGTTGGTCACGGAGAGTGCTTGTCCTGAGGTGTTGTGCCTGCATGAGCATATGAGTGAGACGATGGATGGATTCATGTGTCAGATCTCTCTGGTCGTCAGAAGGCCAGAAGATGAGAAGAGGTTGATGATCTGTTGCTGTTAGGAAGAGAAAAGACGCAGCAAAGAAGCTGATAGACTGACAGAGACAGCACCCAGGTGCAAATGCGGTGGGGGAAGGTGAGAGAGAGGTTTTCCTTTCTCTAGTGTCTGCTTCCGCTGCCGTTGCAGCTGTTCTAAGCAGGGAGTCACATCAGCTGACCTGATACGCACCACCGGCCGGGCTGAGCTTGGGATTGGAAGAGGAGGAGTACCTGACTAGTGTGGTGGTGTTTCTTCGCCTAATTGCTCGAACGGATGCGATCATGCGAACGCACGAGGATCCGGGTTCCCGGAACGaagcaattaacaatgcaagTGGAGATCACTCGGGGTTTAATGTAGAACAGCACTCGACTACTCGGGGTTAGGCACAACCGCAGTTCTGAAGCCACCTCGATCTCCACACGCACATACAGGACGGACGGAAGGACAATCTGAATCCACAGTGCTCACGCGGAAAGCATCGGTCGTCCGAAGTCCGAAGGCACGGCATGACTCATGAGCTAGTAGCAACATGtagtgtgtgagagagagttGACTGTTGACTCTCGCACGAATTCCCTGTCGGCTAAGCAAAGCTACTCTACTCATGCTCGCGAGCGATCGAAACGCCCACAGTACGCCTGGAGTGATGCTTTAGTTGCCGCTTTTGCTCTTCTCGGAATCAACCGTGTCACCGGAACGATGCCGAGGATTAAACTACGTGATTACCAGGAACCTAGTCTTGGTAGTCCGGAATAATCACTTGCTGAGCTGCTGACCCCATTGAATGTCAGGATCTGTCTAATGTGT contains:
- the LOC100836618 gene encoding pentatricopeptide repeat-containing protein At3g14580, mitochondrial, giving the protein MARALARRTVPPFLRLRSTVGDDSYWMGRLDHKDWLAPNEVLKIFANIRDASLITSVFRKACARRDYKPSEALYSLMIDRLACARRFGDVEELLVRARVEKFRFSDEFFYRLIKMYGNVANHPERAMEMLYAMPGYNCWPSTKTFNYVLHMLVCKRQYEVIHEVYESAPWLGVTLDTCCFNILIKGLCQFGKFDEAISLLHEMPKQECLPNVVTYSTLMHFLCQHGRVDKAFELFERMRKEEIDADTVVYNILISGLCREGKVTIAFDMFKSMSSEGCYPNSGTYQVLLDSLLTSRNFTEAKDLVCMMSAEGLRPSFSSYKLLIDGLCSVNCLEDGHLIFKQMVDQGFIPRMGTWTKLLTSMSLTYTGDFLDNLIHLNRELVLLVEPVDQPA
- the LOC100842710 gene encoding germin-like protein 4-1, which codes for MAASRTLAALFAVAVLVLCSRVLATDPTQLQDFCVADMHSPVLVNGFVCKDAMMVSANDFFMPGLNVPAPLNAQGSAVKAVTVLELPGLNTLGISLVRIDYKPGGQNAPHIHPRGTEVLTVIKGQLLVGFVTTNAPLKNKLFQKQLVEGDVFVFPQGLIHFQLNNGAVPAVAFAGLSSQNFGVTTIADAVFGANPPITVDILAKAFMIDAEQVEWIQTKFATPPAAGGGGGGYMPGNMTGGGDGGGYPGMRKKRSP